The Desulfocurvibacter africanus subsp. africanus DSM 2603 nucleotide sequence CGCAGGTTATCGCGAATCTGGGCCTGCATGTCCGCGGCCATGCGCGGCAGGGGTTGACCATTGGTTGCGGGCAGCGGCTGGGCGACCATAAGGTTGGTCTTGGTCTGTCCCGGGCCGAATATATCGATGGACAGCTTGCCTTGGGCTTGCGCTGTTGTGGCAGCGAGCAGCAAGGCCAATATCGGCAGTACGAGGGCTATCGCTCTTGGCATGAAGGTCCTACCCCTTGAGATCTTGGAGGTGGAAAGTAATCTGTATGGTGCGCATGCCCGCGGGCGGCGGGCTGAGTTTTTTTGTCTCGTCCACGGCCTTGAGCACCGAAGCATCGAAATCAGCCCTGCCCGAGGGCTTCAACAGCTTGAAGGCGGTTATGGTTCCATCGGGCGTCACGCTCATTTCCACCGCGGCCGAGAGATTCTGGTTGGTGCCGGCCAAGGGATACCGCCAGTTGGGCTTGATTCGCGCCACGGCGTCCTGGGCATAAACCTGCTGGCCGGTGCTGGCGCCGACGTTGCCAGCTGCGGTCGCGGCCGCCGGGCTGGAGCCGACTTCCTTCTGAAGCTCAGCCAACTCGCGCTTGAGAACTTCCTGCGGGCTTGGCTGGGGCTTCTTGGAAGCATCGGTCTTGGCGGCCTTGAGGGCCTCGGCCATAATTTCTTGCGCCGTGGGTTCCTTGGGCTTGGCCTTGGGTTTGGGGGGAGCCTTACCCGTCTTCTTTGGACTTATCTCGGTGGCCTCGGGCTGCTTAGGCTTGGGCTTGGCTGTGGGCTTGGCTTCGGGCGCGGGCTTCGCCTCGGGCTTGGGCTGGGGAGCGGGCTGCTCCTTGATGTCCACGGCCTTGGCTTCGGGCGCCGGAGGAGCCTTGGGCGCTTCCGGGGCCTTTGGTTGCTCCACGGGCACCGGAGGAGCCTTGGGTGCCGGTCCGGGACGCCCCAGGGATACCAAGTCCACATTGTAGACCGGCACGTCCAGGTCCACCCGCACATGCGTGCCACGCGACATGTACAGAGCCATGCCGAAGAGCGCCACATGGAGAAAGATGGATAACGTAAGGGCCAGGGGCTTCATTTGAACCATATGCAGCAGGCGCTACTTGCG carries:
- a CDS encoding TonB family protein is translated as MVQMKPLALTLSIFLHVALFGMALYMSRGTHVRVDLDVPVYNVDLVSLGRPGPAPKAPPVPVEQPKAPEAPKAPPAPEAKAVDIKEQPAPQPKPEAKPAPEAKPTAKPKPKQPEATEISPKKTGKAPPKPKAKPKEPTAQEIMAEALKAAKTDASKKPQPSPQEVLKRELAELQKEVGSSPAAATAAGNVGASTGQQVYAQDAVARIKPNWRYPLAGTNQNLSAAVEMSVTPDGTITAFKLLKPSGRADFDASVLKAVDETKKLSPPPAGMRTIQITFHLQDLKG